The nucleotide sequence ttttaacaatttcacactatttgcaaaatattattaatttaaattaataacaaactcaacaaaccacaatttaatgcatatttcataacaatcaatatgtatttgaagtctTTGAGAACTACTATGAGTCTTTTGctattttaccccacccacttaaatgtgtactgaagttgggtataaacgtcgaaaacttcattgatttttacaaaaaacggtagaaatttatagaaaaatgtataaactgatGTTCCTAAAAGGTTTTACTCACCTATCAATCTATTTTGCCAATTATGCTCTTCCTTTCACTCGTATCGATAACTAGGAAATTGAATgtggaaataaaccggaagtcacctttGTCGCAAAGCATTCTGGTCTTCTGGAATAAGGCGAATGTATGAAATTGTTGGGTTACTTACAATTcctttattttatcattgataCTGTTATATGTAAATTGTCCTTGACTTATCAAGTTTagcaatttattaaaaatcagattattGCAAGTAATCAAAATATCCTCccaaacttttttttgttttgatgacTCGGGACTTTAGGTTCGTAAACCAAGCTGTAAAAAAACCGTAGTCTTCGAAATTGGGGCGAGTTATTAAATTCCCATTAATTGTGCCCAATGGTTCGTAAAAACGgtataaaacatacgttttttgTATCTTGATGTATCCATTTTcgtttatataattgtttgttggtaaaggttgtttttttatcaaacacattttcaagttttattttacaataataattttgctGGTCCATTTTGATTCACGTGATCCTCCATGGTACAACATTAAGACCTATCCCAAACGTCAACAAAACAGAATATGTATTGAACTGAACCATATATAGCTCATCAGTATGAGCATTAAGATTGTGTTTGTTTAGCGAGCACATTTTGCACAGTTTTAATTGCAAGTAAATATATACTCATTCATTTTAATAGAcagtaatcatttaaaaaaggttaacatatctttttttttatttttgctttctATATGTAATGAGCATGAAAgacattttcatcaaaacagaTCGACGCAATTTTAAACTTCCCAAAATGATGGCAGAATTTCACTTCAGATATTCTATAGAGCATAAAATGCTTTGGTAATTTTGCGTGACGATTTAACGGAATAAACGATTGTATTGAACTTCCTGGTTACAGCACAACAACGAAACAactatgttttgttaatatagaCACGTAGTACATGTTTAACTTccgaaaataattattaagtgAAATAACGTCATTGCATAAAACTATCGGGTGAGTACATTGATGCTTATTAGTCTTTACAGATATAAAACGTGTTTTTCAGGTGAAgtttatcataaataattaaacattggatttcaatttaatttcgactctaaacaattttatattagGGTAAATGTTAGTTATGTCAGATGATCATGTACGTTGTTAGTTATATTAATCTAGCATGTACGCTTCACATAATGTATATAAGCAAGGTTAATATAAATTACTTCTGTATTTTTCAACCTTTTTCCATGAAAATCAGATTTTAAAGCCCAAAATGGGTTTTGATGGAGCTTTTTGTCTATGCAGCGATACAAGATAAGAAAAACTGAAAAGATATCGTGATATCAAATATCCTAGTCAAGTGCTAAGATAtcctaaaagatttaaaaaaaaaacaactattcTCCGTGTGGAAGACATTAAGATTTTtcatacttaaatatttctcaTTCAAAATCGGATCTGGTCTTACAGTGGGATATTCCTCATCAATGTAAGACTTGTTTGATCATATTCTGCTTACCTTAGCATGTGAAATGTCAAATACAACACGCAGTATACCcacaaataattatgtttcgATAGATCATCTGAATGACCAACTGTCcccaaaaatgtattattatataaattatacattttcgTTTTGTTTCGGCAAGTTTTTCATGATATTGTAACTGCCGAATAATATACATAGTTTCCTGTTTACAGACTTGTACCATGGCGATACTCAAGATGTTTGTTCTTGTCTTTACCatgatgacgtcatttccgatcGTTATTGGTCAGCAGGTGCCCGGATCAAGGGTCATCGTCACAAAAGAAATTATAGACAAGAGTAAGCTACAATGTCAACTATTTCTGACAAGGATAAAAGCGAATTTTAAGCGTCGATctacttgtttttttaacttacgTCCTAGTCGAAGTTTTACGGCATTATCACTAGTCTTTTTTCTGCTATAGCAACGTCGTGAACGGGCTCGAGTTTGATTGATATAAGCCTAGACGCCTGATTAATGTATTGTGTTTGCATTCAAAGCTAAAAAAAGAATAGATATAACCGATGTCAAATCTTTGTGAGAAATGTATCTTATTGACTAACCATTTGCCAGTTAACGACTGGGAGATTGCAAGACTACGTGAGGACCTGTTGAAGGCCAATATAAATGAAATCCGCGATGACAAAGGTCACACCACGTGGAAAATTTTCAGGTAAGTCACTTTTTATACTGAGTAACTCAAAGTCACAATGAAACTATTCCAAATCTTTCATTTTTCACGctgttttaacaaatttgaattttaaataaaaggtttaatcAAAGCACTAAAGGTGCTGAAGTTGAGGTGTTTTCCCTTTGACAAATAGACATATGCTTTACTAAGCATACGTATTGtaatttcaatcatgttttgaattaggtaacaattattaacatcgtatatcaatgtgttttatatgttaaGAATTAACTTTCTGTTACAGAATCCGACTAAACAGCGTGGGTTCTCTGACTGCACACGTTACCCTGGGGACGGGCAGTTTCACGTGGAGAGCATCTCTGTCCAATATAAAACTATCTGCTGACTGGCTATACAGACATGATGACGGATGGTTGTGAGTTTAACAAATCTACGAACTTATTGTTGTACTATTCACGATGAGATTCTATTTTTGCTTAGAAAATGATTTCTAATTTGATAAACCAAGTCTGACTTTCAACAATCCGTTCAGGATCTACTcgatatttgaaatatttgcctTATTCGACTTTTTTACTAACATGTCTTCTTAAGGCAATATCTTTTACGATTCTCtccaaaacaaaatgttgaccTTACATTTGTTTCATTCACGCCCCTATAGACTATCGTTTGGGGACGACGGATCGCTGGGTGCGAGTGTAGGCATGGCGAGTATCAGCATCAACGTCAGGCCAAgttaaacattgtttcatgTCCTGAATAAATATTCTCTATTTATTTATCCTGTTCTCGATTGGAAACCCAGTCAATCCATAAAAAAGTGTTTCAGGTTATCCGACCGACTCGAATTGGCCTGTCttaaaataccttttttcaGCTTCACTGCTTTCCGTCTATTTTCTACAGGAAAGTGAGTGTAAATAGTCACACTACAAACTACAtcgtttttttataaagttaacaATCTCTATCTTCCTTCTCACCTCGAGAAGGTCGGGTCGGTCAAGTTCTTGCGTAGTTCATCAAGTTTACACACAAAAGATTAACTTAGATCAATTGCTCTTATTTCCTGTCCAGAGGTATCAAACGGCCTACAGGTGGAACTGGATGACTGCTCCGCCCATATTTCCTCTTTGGACGTGCGTGTTCACGGTTCCCTGCTATCGTGGATATACGACATAATCATTCCCGAGTTCGAAGAAGAAATACAGCGATTATTGGAGAAAGAGGTAACTTTCATTTTCGGCATGAGACATCCCATGTACAATTATGCGACGTTTGTTTTACCCcttcttatttcattattgttgAAAGGGTTTTATCGGCAGAAAATAGACAATATCAAAATGATGCtgaaaaaacaatacaaacatgcTTTTTTAGCGTTCATTATTTGAACGATTGTGAAATAGGTATTTTCATGTCCGATTTTAGAACATATATGGGATTAAAATGCAAACtgcaaaattaatatcaataaattttgttcgttcatttattttaaatatcagtaATCcgtaacaaaaacatttcaaagtataCGAAAGTTATATGGTGTCACCACGCATcgaaatattacaaaatgtttatgaatgtCCCAATTTAATGACAAGcgtatttttacaaacattacgtattttgataatatatttgttttgtaaaaacaaagtaatttgCTGcttctattgaaatacatgtactgtCGTTACCAAGGAATGGCATTATTTccatgatataattttaaatttacacaaATAGTTCTATGTTGTATCAGGTCTTGTGAAATGTAAACCGGAATCCCGATCATCACAATGTTATCATTTAAGTAGACTAGTTTAACATAAGAtgcttcttttatatattcGCATAATCTTTCCAGCTGTGTAAAGCTGCGAAGACTTCAATGTCCAAGGTCAAGGAGAAACTGACTAATCTTAAAAGTACGTACATGCACCATTTTTTGTTCGACATTTGCGCCTGAGATCACGTAATGGTTAAAGGTTATTCGTATGTATTATAGTTTGTCTAccaatttattaatattattggCACGATCTTGTGTGAGAATAAGGTCTTGTGTTGTGCGGGAAACCAGAGAACCCGAAAAAATACTTAAACGGCTTGGcgacaagacaacaaacaaaactcacatgcgcccagacGCAGAATCGAGTCCATATCgctttggtgagaagcgagtgcacttaCCACTGCGCTAATTGGACGAGATCTACAAATGTGcatgattaaaatgataatagGCTTATTATTGAGCATATGTACCAAATAAACGTACGTCAGATTTGAAAGTATTTTCAGTATAAATGTTGGGGTAAAGGTTCAGCCACTAAATTTATTTCAAGCCTCTATAAGTACAAGCTGCTCAGCGAGTTATTAGCTTCGGCTTTGGCCCGACACTTAACCTAAGGTTGTAGAATATcaaccaaaaaaggtttttggTGTGTTGGAAGTATGTACAAGTCGGCAGAATCCCACGTATGCAATATTCATTGACTTGTATTGTAGCGACAGGGCGCGTACACGTATTCCACACTGATTTTCTGGTTGATTATAACATATTGAAGGTTGAAGTGACGCCACAACATATAGCGACATACCACGGGGTACGTACGAAATAAGATTTGCAACTGTGCTTTGTTTTCAACTTAATAGATAGATGAAATGAAGTAAATCTCATTGGCTAATACATTGACAACGCAAAATAacacgcagggagtgtgtatcggatgaatGGCAGTAGGCGGAACTTTAAATACCCGCGAAAGTGAAAATCTTAATGACTTGGTTTATAACTTAAAGATTACCtatttgcaatttcattgaCTTAAAATAAAGGTTGTATTATAACTTTTGTTAAAGCTAAAATCTCcattaactacatgtacattatttctatttaaaattgaataattgatGATGTATTCATAGATTAAAAAACACTACAACTGGAACAGTTGTCTCGAATCTTTGGAGACATTATGCAGATGACAAGTGTACCGATGTAAAAGTTACCAACGAAGACGTTAACAACGTTAATAAATTGGACACAGTTTTGAACAATTGCCAAATAATGTGGGCATTCGAGCAATCTACCATACGAAGTACCCTCCCTTGgataaattaaaactaaaaaagaaagtaaactTGTAAACAACATGGCAAAGCGAACTttcagagagagagagagagagagagagagagagagagagagagaactGAATAAAGCTGGTTAATAATTGCAATGATCggtcaaaataaattttatccAATATTAATGTGGATCAAAAAATATGTACAAGCTTccatttgcataaatatatttgtgctgATATGTTCTTTGACCTATGTTTTCTTTTAAGCTATCTGTCAGTCAGGGTTCAAGGTCGCTCTACGTCACAGAGGAAGTGTTCTCAAAAGCGAGGCTGACTTCCGGTGTTTGTGTGGAATTGAACGGTTACGTGTTCAATAACATCCTGAAATTGGCTACTGAACTTTACATCCTAAAGTTCGTATTTGATTACAAACAGGTAACGCTTTTCTTGTTGTgtctttatatgttttaacGTTAGGATGTACACATTTTTGAGTGTACgtttaaatattcaaagatAGTGTctaaaatcatttatgtttCCATGAATCAGCCATATTAGTTGTAGGTTTTTAAACAATGGAAACGAAACAAAATACGACTGACCTTAAAACTTAAATTGATCATGAAAAGTTAGACTTACATATTGTTCAGTCCTTAATTCACCAAAAACTATGGAACTTTATATCAAACATACCTCATGTGGTCATGTTGACTGCTTTTATATCGATTTACCGAGTCATAATACGAAATGTCGACAATTTTATATCGATTTGATTACTTATTAAATGAGCGCGTCGAATTATTTTTGTCGACAAAAAGGTTAAACACATCATGTCGTCTTCACAATAAGTCGACCAAGCGCGATGAAAAAGTGTAGTCGAATTAAGTTAAGTCTACATATCCAGTTAATAAGACTCTATGATTAAGTCGACGTAATATATCCACTTTGTCGTGTTAAAACACGTGTAGTCGACAAAATACATGTCGACAAAAATACATGATCATATCATCAGTACATACCTCCTTTATAGTTGACAGATCTTTTCAGGTGATAGCCAACAAGAATAAGAAGAACGCTTATTTGTCTTGTGATGAAAGCCTGTCATCAATATGCATAGGAACGTTCCTACCAGAGGTTTGAATCTTTAAAGCTTCCCGTAGTTTCTGGGGCCGTTTTAGTCGCAACTTCAGTTATCTTAAATTTGTATAAACGTCACAATGGTCACACATTAATTGGTTCAATCATCGAAAATATTAAGCAAAATAACGAACAGATTTCGCTCAGATAATTTAAAGTCACGACTAAAGTCGATAAAGATAGTTAATGAAACGTACCCCAGATTTAAGCACATTTATATTCGGCAGAGATTGCCTGAATTTTGACATACACAGATATGATACGTATTATAATTCACTTACATGCCTCATGGACAGCCGGAAATTCTGTACCAATGGCACGTTGATTCACGTGCAACTTCATGTTGACTTGTTAAATTTCAATGTCCGGCTTATGTAGCATATTTGGGAATCTCATAGTATATCTCCTATGACTTCCAGGCGAAATCCCGTTGGCCAAAGCGCGTGGCAGGACTGCGCCTGTTAGCCACTTCCGCTAAGCTGGAATTCGCTTCCGGTTCTGTGTCACTGCGACTCGCCGGCCGACTCAGTTTTACTGCGGAGGATGCCACACATGTGGACACGATGTTTTCAGCTGCTGTGGTTagtaaaactgtttcaaacGTAGCATAAATACGCCCTAAAAGGTTGTGTGTAAGCTTGATTTAGAAAGCCGCTCGGATTGTAAGGTTATATTTTGCATGTCctataaaacaacaatagcACTTTAAGGTTTAGTTCACAAACTTTTACTGTGTGCATATCAAAATTGCTATCTTTTCGAATATTGCCAGGATTTGAAGTGATGAAGCCAaccccatcataaatccacaaaAAGGGCAAACCATACAAGCAGGTTTATTCAGATTTAATtcagtgtttatgtttaaattttgattatgtttatGGTTGTTTTACAGAACGTGACAGTCCCAATTCAGGTAAAGTTTGAAGACGGCAATTTATCCCCGAGAATTGCCAACATCAGGtatctcattcattaaatatttgcaatgataGTTATTTGTCTGTCGATAATTGTAACAGCTCCCTGCAAACACACAGAattagaatataagtatcttctgtggccgaaagtgtaagataggttcattccgacacgagcgtagggtgttttgcggaaacgaggtttaccgagtttccgcaaaacaccctgcgcaaggttcgggatgaacctatctaagacgagcggctatggtagatgctatttctcccacctcagttgaacaaaattaagtaaaatgtattttttgctcgAACttttttgtgcttagtgaaaataattgtgtatggatatgcgataattcgtggttgttatggatatgcgcgcagtggttcaaattatgtttatagtcaaatcggtctttaattaaatagttctaaggggagtgaagcattatttcttgaaaggtgtgtgaaaactgttttatggtgacatttgaagcgagaaaaaaataattagcgttctaaatattgccacacgacaaggtttccatgctgctacagacgacagtcttcaacaagggaggtaattacaatgtggtaaccATTAAAAatgagttccatacgggcattttatcttcgcccgtgggcaagataagaatatctagcatggaaaaaatattgaatctaTTTATTTGAGGTGGGAGAATAACGTTGTGTGAAGGTAGTGGCATGCTATGGTTATGGTAAATTGTCGTTACAACGTTACGAAGGAGGAAGTTTTCTTAATGTTGTGACAACGTTACTCTAGCAAAAAATACACAACCTGTGTGCAACGTTTATACAGTGTTGTAATGCATGATAGTCTCGAAGTGTGGTTAAGTTGTGCGAAGGATGTGTACTGGCACTGCTGGTTACCAAAATAACGTTGTGGCTACGCTAAGATAACTTCAACAGTTATAGCGTTGTTAAAACGTTGTGCAACAACGTTAGTGCAAACGTTTACACAAAGTGTCGTCACAGCGTTATGTGTTTGCTGGGGGAACTGTTGAAATACAGTACATGTACCTTGGACAACAGAACCATTACAGAAATAACGCGTTTTTAATTGGCCAATTAATACCATGCAAATGTGGAAACGGTGCATTCGGATTGTGTAAAAAGCACAGCTTACACTGAATTGATTTACATCTTAGAGAGCCAATACAACTTACATCATCAAATGCTGGTCAAAAccaaataattaacatatttttaaggaTTACAAAGCTGTAACATCAGTAAATGTAACGTATATTGTATAACGATGATACATATTTTGCAGCGGGGACGTTACTATTGACCAATCCCATATCGGCAAAGTGATGGTAAGTTTTCAAAACTAAGGATCTTAGACTCTATGAAACTTCTACGACTCCACGACTGAAGAGTTGTCTTAAACTTTACATCAATAGACTACATGTACAATcatattaactttaaaataatggtggacttttatttctatttttgttttctcaAAAATCAactaaaaatgatttcttttaatTGGCGCAAATAgttcgcgtagtaatttaattttagCGGTTTAGCAGGGATCAATGTGAACTTAGTTATAAAGTAAACGCGTcattataacattaaattaataaacgtttttattgttttaacaaactTCTGTTGCTTATGCACCGGCATACATCTGGGGTTCATCGGATGGCGGAgatggccgagatgttccgattgACATGATTCCCATTGTTCTTGTTTCGCAGACACCCGTGCTAAAGCACTTCTATGACGTTTCCCCACAAATAATTATTCAGGCATTGGTCAAATACCTTAACGGTGAGTTGttgcatatattttacaacctttttttgCTTGATTATAAGTTATTCATCAATTCAAAATTTGCTCAAATTTGCCTGGAAGTAAACTTCGAGCCATGAAAAGAACGAGTCATAGCATATCTTGATGTAATACCTTTATCCCTTCAACAATACAATCAATAGACCTCAAGCAATTAATAATGGACAAAGTAAATCAATGTGGCCATCTATGCATTTTAAGCATCACTACCGTTGCGTTTTGGCGTTTATTTCAGACTACACTGTGTCGTTTCCCATCGAACTTCCCCGAGACGTTCAGTTCAAGACCAGTTATGTGATATTGTATAGTGTAAGAATAATTTAATAACCAATTTCCATGCCATACATGCTCCGATTGGAAATTGCTTAAATGAAAGTCATTAACAAAAAAGCGTCCAGTTTCCCGACTTAACTTTTTTACCCGAtcctatttttttaattgtaaggACAATGGTTTGTGACcgttatttatttctccttttggaaataatgtttttcagtGCATCTTTGGAATGACGCGTTAATGtttagtttttaataactttttatacAGCGCTCTAATAGTAAACGTTAGTACACACCAAAAGGAGGATTTTAGTTtgacaattattcaattttacagaaatataaaaaaaactcggCCTACCCTTGTTGAGAAGCGATGAAAACGGAAACAAACACTTACAGTTGTGTTGCATGTGCCAACCTATCAAAACAGTTTGTGGTTTGTGTATATCTAGCGAAAAATATGATTGTGGCAATTCTTTAGCAATGCTTAAATCTTTCACAACGTCTCAAATGATacagatgttgttgttttttacacgAAAGTTGcatgatattttatgtatttttatccaaataacaataacaatatattgaaaatgccAAAACTGTTATATCTAGTGTTATTTTAACCTAAGTTCTCTTATCCCTCCAGACTGGAATTGGAATAGAAGCAGACCTCTGTGAAAAAGGCACTTCCGGTTGCTCTTACACAGCTCGTAGTTCCTGGGTCGGGGACCATCTTGATGGCAAACTTACCATTACCGACACCATCGAATAACATAACATGCTCTTGGCAGCAATTATACGGCGTTTCGGTGAAAACAACcttgtatatatttgaatacaattcGGAATACCAGTGTagtaaaaatattgaacaaaacctATCAAGCATTTTAACTGCTTGACTTTCGTAAAGTTATCTAAATTTAGTAATaaaagatagaaaaaaaacaattgtatcataTCGATCTGAACTATGGTGTAATTTAGCTAAAACCAACATGTTACTGATTGAAAAATTCCAACATTTcattgtaaagaaaatacagGGATTTTATGTTCGTACAAGGTCAGATATGTGTGAACTAATGGTTGGGTTGCACAAActtaatgtacatatttattcGACGATACTTGTTATTTCTATCATGTAATACAAACGTGCGATACGGATTcgttcatgaaatttgtaacattCTTTGCCAACTTGGTCCCCATTCTTGTATTAATAATGTTCTCATCAATCCTTCTTCTTTACTGAGCAAGTTGCTGTGGAAAATGACAGACAGCTAGTGTTCTCGGTTGAAGCTCACATTTGGAAACATAGGGTAATGACGCACTCCGACTTCTCCTACTTCAGTGTGTAACAGCCAACCATCACTCAATCTGTTGTTTCAAATTGTGCAAAAGGGCTGATAAGAGAAACATGCATGTGATTACTTAATTATGTTGCCGCGGTAATCAATCGACAGCCGTATTTCGGTCAAAGctggtgtgttatattttgtattgtggTATTGACTTTGTATCTGGGTTATTAAACTTGAGCCAAACTATATAAAATTTACGTTGAGGCTCGTGGGCGCTCCAACACATccataatttgaatataatgtgAACATGACATTCTTACTGATATCATATCAGTACATCTCCAAATGCGTTCCTTGTGTTTAACTTGAATGGGACACTCATGTGACTCATATGATGTtcatttaattatcatttgttATTACATAGGATAGTGTATCAGCCTATTTTGAGACACGTGCATACAGTCGtaccccgatggctcgaactcatAGGGACCGTCGAAAAAACATCGAGCCTCGAAaacttcgagccaagcgggattgtctacgttcagtttaaataaatcggtccttaacttctagttcgagccaacgagtcaatcgagttcgaaccaacggggttcgGCTGTACATTGTATTTCTCATGCTTCACTAGAATTTTGAATCTCAAATcgtatttgtatataaaatgcatatctcctataaagaaaataaaagatattgtattgtattataagccttgatattgtattttttcatacaaatattgatgtttacaACCTCGAGCAATATATTACAGAAACAATGATGAATAGCACCAAGTAGGCGcgataaaaatagaagaaaaaactTGCATGTGGATcacaaaaaagttttatttacttCGAtgatgacatacatgtattaagtatgtatatgTTCGAAAGACAGTATTATTGATAATACTGTAACAATTGTATTTGCGCACTTTACGGTAATGAATAAATTGAACGCGGATAAAAGATACTATACCTTGTGAGAATAAAGTCTGGAAATTACTCTTTTGAACGGAATGTGCAAAACCAGCTATCAAGTTTAAAGtcagtttttcaaaaaaaacctTGTCGCTGctcgccaagggagattactgcggaGGAGATTGAAAACATATAGAAAATTGTTATAGTACCGTGAAACCTTCATCTGTTtggggaaaaatatataaaatcaatattttcataaaccaaTATTCAAGGCCGTTATAGTTTAAGAATGCGTTtgttatcaaagtatacatattttaaaacacaccGTACCATACATTTAATCGTGCAAcgtggaaaatatcaaaagcatTCATCTGCAATGTATGAACTGGTCCATAAGTTAAAGCTACATATTGGACAATATCAAATATGGCGCGGAGATGGTTGCCGAGTATAAGTagaatttttgttttgttttgtatacaatCTATAGGATGAGGAATGGCAATAAACTCCTCGCTTGTCGGTTCGGCGAAGCTCCAGATTATATCTACCATGAGCTGTTACATAAACATTTTGGCACCGGATATAGTTTGTCAATTACCGACGATTATAATTCTAAATACTGCTtcgtgtttttgttgttgtttattcagTCAGAGAAGAAGATCCACTGTTTGTCTTAATCGAACCAAGGATTTATAAGTTAAACTTGATTCGCTATCACAAATAATACCAGTATGTATTTCTAATGACGTGAACCGCCAAAATATCAATTCTTTGGGAATTGCCTCAAAGAAAACCAAAGAACcttcaagaaaataaaacagaactATTCAGAGCAATGTCATGTTCAAAATGCTTGCTtccaaattgtttgaaaaagttgtttgttgtttttaatgggACTTTTTCTACCCTTTagctcatttctttcatttaattttgtatctatAAATATTTACGTACATGTGTTTTCCTTTTTCAAACGACAACACTGTTCAGTGTTCATGCTCATTCACGCGAGACCATTTAGAAGAGCTCTGACAACCAAAAAAAACGCACAATACCCACACAGTAACGAAACCAACCTTCGGTTTTCCATTAAAGGGgatagacaccagatggtctgaaaatcggcaaatacagtatttccctcaaaacatgcctagaattgtcaatgcgacCTAGAAGGTCAGGAAGATGATACGCCactttacatgg is from Mya arenaria isolate MELC-2E11 chromosome 9, ASM2691426v1 and encodes:
- the LOC128203040 gene encoding bactericidal permeability-increasing protein-like, encoding MAILKMFVLVFTMMTSFPIVIGQQVPGSRVIVTKEIIDKINDWEIARLREDLLKANINEIRDDKGHTTWKIFRIRLNSVGSLTAHVTLGTGSFTWRASLSNIKLSADWLYRHDDGWLLSFGDDGSLGASVGMASISINVRPKVSNGLQVELDDCSAHISSLDVRVHGSLLSWIYDIIIPEFEEEIQRLLEKELCKAAKTSMSKVKEKLTNLKTTGRVHVFHTDFLVDYNILKVEVTPQHIATYHGLSVSQGSRSLYVTEEVFSKARLTSGVCVELNGYVFNNILKLATELYILKFVFDYKQVIANKNKKNAYLSCDESLSSICIGTFLPEAKSRWPKRVAGLRLLATSAKLEFASGSVSLRLAGRLSFTAEDATHVDTMFSAAVNVTVPIQVKFEDGNLSPRIANISGDVTIDQSHIGKVMTPVLKHFYDVSPQIIIQALVKYLNDYTVSFPIELPRDVQFKTSYVILYSTGIGIEADLCEKGTSGCSYTARSSWVGDHLDGKLTITDTIE